In Acidobacteriota bacterium, the following are encoded in one genomic region:
- a CDS encoding ABC transporter permease subunit, producing the protein MSSVEHEIRRLHRQRPRSLLLRISGLALAALTALAWIVGDFSLGAFLAPRRRANLERFLGELVPHPLQGRDFDLGLAASWVGEMMATHGWAALRATAAISVAAILLATFGGLLTAFPAARNLATAEPFLPSSGRPRRAPWKLLVGLSRGLQILSRALPEYVLAFLFLALFGPSAWPAVLALALHNAGILGKLTAEVVEDLDPRVPAALRGLGAGRTQIAQAAVVPLVLNRILLFVFYRWETCVREATVLGLLGIVSLGYWIQDARARNHYDEMFFYVLLGAILVVVGDIVSTWARGRIREAE; encoded by the coding sequence ATGAGCTCCGTCGAGCACGAGATCCGACGCCTCCATCGCCAGCGGCCGCGCAGCCTCTTGCTGCGCATCAGCGGCTTGGCGCTGGCTGCTCTGACGGCCCTCGCCTGGATCGTGGGGGATTTCTCTCTCGGCGCCTTTTTGGCACCGCGCCGCCGCGCCAATCTCGAGCGTTTTCTCGGTGAGCTGGTGCCTCATCCCCTCCAAGGCCGAGACTTCGATCTCGGCCTCGCCGCCTCTTGGGTGGGCGAGATGATGGCGACCCACGGCTGGGCCGCCCTGCGGGCCACCGCGGCGATCTCCGTGGCGGCCATCCTGCTGGCGACCTTCGGGGGCCTCTTGACCGCCTTCCCGGCGGCTCGCAATCTGGCCACCGCCGAGCCCTTCCTGCCGTCTTCGGGGCGCCCCCGAAGGGCACCCTGGAAGCTCCTCGTCGGGCTCTCCCGGGGCCTCCAGATCCTCTCCCGCGCCTTGCCCGAGTACGTTCTCGCCTTCCTCTTCCTGGCCCTCTTCGGACCGTCCGCCTGGCCGGCGGTGCTCGCCCTCGCCCTGCACAACGCCGGCATCCTCGGAAAGCTGACCGCCGAGGTCGTGGAGGACCTCGATCCGCGGGTCCCGGCGGCGCTCCGCGGCCTCGGTGCCGGCCGCACCCAAATCGCTCAGGCGGCGGTGGTGCCGCTGGTGCTCAACCGCATCCTGCTGTTCGTCTTCTACCGCTGGGAAACCTGCGTCCGCGAAGCCACCGTTTTGGGCCTCCTCGGCATCGTCTCCCTGGGCTACTGGATCCAGGACGCCCGCGCCCGCAACCACTATGACGAGATGTTCTTCTACGTCCTCCTGGGGGCGATCCTGGTAGTGGTCGGCGACATCGTCTCCACCTGGGCGCGGGGTCGAATTCGAGAGGCCGAGTAG
- a CDS encoding ABC transporter permease subunit, whose translation MTTDAVGSPEGPLPRGLRWRGEPTWWLAVGALLAGAWAVWELRLWPQQLIPHGGGWSMVGEFLAAAWRPALDYQAASVPANTPPLLWKAVSAAGTTVVFAAAAMSLALVAGLVLGWAASRGADLEGTLSLRARFAYGSARTLIAAMRSVHELLWAVLFLAAFGLSNLSAVFAIAIPYAGTLAKVFSEMLDEAPRDAGEALRQAGAAPSSVFLFGLLPRALPDMGAYAFYRFECALRSSAVLGFFGYPTLGYFLAASFENLHFREVWTYLYTLLVLIVVVDLWSGVLRRRLVS comes from the coding sequence ATGACAACCGACGCCGTCGGCTCTCCGGAAGGACCTCTACCTCGGGGTCTGCGTTGGCGTGGCGAGCCCACCTGGTGGCTCGCCGTCGGGGCCCTGCTGGCAGGGGCCTGGGCGGTCTGGGAGCTACGGCTGTGGCCGCAGCAGCTGATTCCCCACGGCGGGGGCTGGTCGATGGTCGGCGAGTTTCTCGCTGCCGCCTGGCGCCCGGCCCTCGACTACCAGGCGGCGAGCGTGCCCGCCAACACGCCACCGCTGCTGTGGAAGGCTGTCTCGGCCGCCGGCACCACCGTCGTTTTCGCCGCCGCCGCCATGAGTCTGGCGCTGGTCGCCGGCCTGGTGCTCGGCTGGGCGGCGAGCCGGGGGGCCGACCTCGAAGGCACTCTTTCGCTCCGGGCGCGCTTCGCCTACGGCTCGGCCCGGACGCTGATCGCCGCCATGCGTTCGGTCCACGAGCTGCTCTGGGCGGTGCTCTTCCTGGCCGCCTTCGGGCTCAGCAACCTGAGCGCTGTTTTCGCCATCGCCATCCCCTATGCCGGGACCTTGGCCAAGGTCTTCTCGGAGATGCTCGACGAGGCGCCGCGCGACGCCGGTGAGGCTTTGCGCCAGGCCGGCGCGGCGCCGTCTTCGGTGTTCCTTTTCGGCCTGCTGCCCCGCGCCTTGCCGGACATGGGCGCCTATGCCTTCTACCGCTTCGAGTGCGCTCTGCGCTCCTCGGCGGTGCTCGGCTTCTTTGGCTATCCCACCCTCGGCTACTTCTTGGCGGCCTCCTTCGAGAATCTCCATTTCCGCGAGGTTTGGACCTATCTCTACACCCTTCTGGTTCTGATCGTCGTGGTCGACCTGTGGAGCGGCGTGCTGCGCCGTCGGTTGGTGTCATGA